A window from Candidatus Wallbacteria bacterium encodes these proteins:
- the hemW gene encoding radical SAM family heme chaperone HemW, producing MPLLRLFLNSQAYPAQDIIPRYLEALSEELILFEHTAVNTVYLGGGTPTQLSPAELNSLLASVRNRLRVAEDAEVTLEANPEHLVKFQPEILSSTGINRLSLGLQRRAPEMLKTLGRNENSFQLWTDKYHDLRSTGISLSLDFIYGIPGDTVEKSVREITEIIGSTPPDHFSLYLLEIKPGTVFQEKMNSGELKLPIDEIQAEIYHALRGLLASHGYQQYEISNFASPGHESRHNLVYFNNGEYLGIGSGAFGRIDNLRYKNSSDLSRYLSCLQEGRRAMEFSETLDETLNARETLMMGLRKNEGVSLRVLSTIKDSQKEYVLERISYWNKMGVIVEDGERIRLNPDYFFTSNEVIGDIIDLN from the coding sequence ATGCCCTTACTGCGACTTTTTCTCAATTCCCAGGCATACCCTGCCCAGGACATAATCCCCAGGTATCTGGAGGCATTGTCAGAAGAGCTTATCCTGTTCGAGCATACTGCGGTGAATACGGTTTATCTTGGCGGCGGCACCCCCACTCAGCTTTCTCCTGCTGAGCTCAATTCATTGCTCGCATCTGTCCGCAACCGCCTGCGCGTGGCCGAAGACGCGGAAGTGACTCTGGAAGCCAATCCAGAACATCTGGTCAAGTTCCAGCCTGAAATACTCAGTTCAACTGGAATCAACAGGCTGTCCCTGGGTCTGCAGCGCAGGGCTCCGGAGATGCTGAAAACCCTGGGCAGAAATGAAAATTCCTTCCAGCTCTGGACAGACAAGTATCATGACCTGCGCAGCACGGGAATTTCCCTGAGCCTTGACTTCATTTACGGAATCCCGGGTGACACAGTGGAAAAGTCGGTCAGGGAAATCACTGAAATCATCGGCTCCACTCCTCCAGACCATTTTTCCCTCTATCTTCTGGAAATCAAGCCAGGTACAGTTTTCCAGGAGAAAATGAACAGTGGGGAACTTAAATTGCCAATAGACGAAATTCAGGCGGAAATCTATCATGCTCTTAGAGGTCTGCTGGCCTCGCACGGATATCAGCAGTATGAAATCTCCAATTTCGCGAGCCCTGGTCATGAATCACGGCATAATCTGGTCTATTTCAACAACGGAGAATATCTGGGCATCGGCTCCGGCGCTTTTGGCCGCATCGACAACCTGCGCTATAAAAACAGTTCAGACCTCAGCCGCTATCTGTCGTGCCTGCAGGAAGGCAGAAGAGCAATGGAGTTTTCCGAGACTCTGGATGAGACACTGAATGCCAGGGAAACTCTGATGATGGGACTGAGAAAGAACGAAGGTGTGTCCCTGAGAGTGCTTTCCACAATAAAGGACAGTCAAAAAGAGTATGTGCTGGAAAGGATTTCCTATTGGAATAAAATGGGAGTGATCGTGGAAGACGGGGAAAGGATCAGGCTGAATCCTGATTACTTCTTCACCAGCAACGAAGTGATCGGGGATATAATTGACCTCAATTGA
- a CDS encoding protein kinase, whose translation MDSKKLSACISTYLAFGGFLLLMAFLNSDIAVSPLLYFFLIIPLVLCSRYFHRKGFSNALIINALISLNAITIYFSFDKTGTGDTVWYNSFQCLAKKEIWLEKPGLLTIYIIFFAVGYITYRVAVEAEENRLSSNSKASSERLLKSEMQKLEDVNKQIAGQIKVLSDDAKNARVKLTVRIENLKNITTSIVKSLNTPEVITQVLNACKSLLAADKAAVFLEAKNANALELGDCFGYEPGRIKFIDKNQGMVKWVIENKKMVTTDDIRRNYQLADLLKADKFPMTVCSPLFFGKDKVGGILAFERVKAVSEEPQAEKKKELKKGDSGPEPELSEDDLRMIGILTDVASLAIQNATFHEKSLTMADQPFDKIEDPEVKKEKMYKIGKTYEENEMYDGAIEIYEAIMKIDPNYRDIPKKLNRLRDLLAIQMEYKNMNLSEGLNKKFKNFQKIGIGGMGIVYKALDLARNQTVAIKVIAEKYRNNQKTIRRFIKRDGLAAKRLDHPGIVKVFEVVEGDMPYIVMEYVEGESFRKILDRLGRIQPLYVKRIALQVGEALAYAHSNNIIHRDIKPDNIMLHQNRIIKIMDFGLAKILDVSSMTETGEVFGTLYYMPPEQLRGGEITEGTDIYALGVTLYEFLTGTLPFKGNNPEQVMYKIFNTLPPPPSKIVPELPPELDRIVMKAIEKEVDKRYQSAYELIDDCKVLKLKNII comes from the coding sequence ATGGACAGCAAGAAGCTTTCTGCCTGTATTTCTACTTACCTCGCATTCGGGGGATTCCTGCTTTTGATGGCTTTCCTCAACTCGGACATCGCTGTTTCCCCATTGCTGTATTTTTTCCTGATCATTCCCCTTGTTTTGTGCTCCAGATACTTCCATAGAAAAGGTTTCAGCAACGCGCTCATCATCAATGCATTGATTTCGCTGAATGCGATTACGATTTATTTTTCCTTTGATAAAACCGGTACAGGTGACACGGTCTGGTACAATTCATTCCAGTGTCTGGCTAAAAAGGAAATCTGGCTGGAAAAACCTGGTCTGCTGACGATTTACATCATCTTCTTCGCTGTCGGATACATCACTTACCGCGTGGCTGTCGAAGCTGAGGAAAACCGCTTGTCGTCCAACAGCAAGGCCTCCAGCGAAAGACTCCTCAAAAGCGAGATGCAGAAACTGGAGGATGTCAACAAACAGATTGCCGGGCAGATCAAGGTCTTGTCCGACGACGCCAAGAACGCCAGAGTCAAGCTGACTGTCAGGATTGAGAATCTGAAAAACATCACTACCAGCATTGTCAAATCACTAAACACTCCGGAAGTAATCACCCAGGTATTGAATGCCTGCAAGTCTCTGTTGGCGGCTGACAAGGCTGCAGTATTCCTCGAAGCTAAAAATGCCAATGCCCTGGAACTCGGAGACTGCTTTGGATATGAGCCAGGCAGGATCAAATTCATCGATAAGAATCAGGGTATGGTGAAATGGGTAATTGAGAATAAAAAGATGGTCACCACAGATGATATCCGCCGGAATTACCAGCTGGCTGACCTGCTCAAGGCCGACAAGTTCCCGATGACTGTCTGCTCACCTCTGTTTTTCGGCAAGGACAAAGTGGGGGGCATTCTGGCCTTTGAACGCGTCAAGGCAGTTTCAGAGGAACCTCAGGCAGAGAAGAAGAAAGAATTGAAAAAAGGAGATTCCGGACCTGAACCTGAACTTTCTGAAGACGACCTGCGCATGATCGGAATTCTTACGGACGTAGCTTCTCTCGCCATCCAGAACGCCACCTTCCACGAAAAATCCCTGACCATGGCTGACCAGCCCTTTGACAAGATCGAGGACCCTGAAGTCAAAAAAGAGAAAATGTACAAGATCGGGAAAACATACGAAGAGAATGAAATGTATGATGGAGCGATTGAGATCTATGAAGCGATCATGAAGATCGACCCCAACTACCGCGACATCCCGAAGAAGCTCAACAGACTGCGCGATTTGCTGGCCATCCAGATGGAATATAAAAACATGAATCTGTCCGAAGGCCTGAATAAGAAGTTCAAAAATTTCCAGAAGATAGGCATCGGGGGAATGGGAATCGTATACAAGGCTCTTGACCTCGCACGCAATCAGACAGTAGCCATCAAGGTGATCGCTGAGAAGTACAGGAACAATCAGAAGACCATCCGCCGCTTCATCAAGCGCGACGGTCTGGCTGCCAAAAGGCTCGACCATCCCGGCATCGTCAAGGTCTTCGAGGTGGTGGAAGGCGACATGCCCTACATTGTGATGGAATATGTCGAGGGTGAAAGCTTCAGAAAGATCCTGGACCGCCTTGGCCGGATCCAGCCGCTGTATGTCAAGCGGATTGCGCTCCAGGTGGGTGAAGCACTGGCATATGCCCACAGCAACAACATCATCCACAGGGATATCAAACCCGACAACATCATGCTGCATCAGAACCGCATCATCAAAATCATGGATTTCGGCCTGGCCAAGATTCTGGATGTTTCCTCAATGACCGAAACAGGCGAGGTGTTCGGCACTCTATATTATATGCCTCCAGAGCAGCTGAGAGGAGGCGAAATCACTGAAGGTACAGACATCTATGCGCTGGGAGTGACGCTCTACGAATTCCTGACTGGAACTTTGCCTTTCAAGGGTAACAATCCTGAGCAGGTGATGTACAAGATTTTCAACACACTGCCGCCGCCGCCGTCCAAAATCGTACCTGAACTTCCACCTGAACTGGACCGGATCGTGATGAAGGCAATTGAAAAAGAAGTTGACAAACGCTACCAGAGCGCTTATGAATTAATTGACGACTGCAAGGTATTGAAACTTAAAAACATAATTTAG
- a CDS encoding SPASM domain-containing protein codes for MKLQVLPNLQIGITDRCNLTCYMCRPSVLQDREACGVPLAGDMPRQVFEDILQNCQDQDFDNLMLCWVGEPLLHPDFLHFIETIRNFDRKRNFFRVLTFNTNGVLFDQQKIDRFMEIIRDWKKKVSVVFSLDAMSQETYLSIKKADHFKAAFDNAKYFLKRKAELAIGPRLHAAFQFLVLPENEQQVPDFYFHFRSYLEKLKQNWSLGFEINHSSDNSIIVREARLSPQEQSSRRFNSARDLLSRFPADRQFYPESYEILPDHEIVDLPFYKKVRTDLYLYRNRPPCISPFLYPTVHVDGSLTVCCRDNGLTLQLGNLSRDSFASLWHGEAAERLRMAHLESDPSGYPLCFFCDNFSTSFFRDESVESAFEKKFSYQSDPEKLTDSEYHLRLERVFELAPTLALALRLQEYYLSLHQEDRVEALYSHLLSRSSDQKAISILAGLRFKSGKYEETVTLLQQAGELSAEDVKILTESLTRLGRLKEACGIGEWFLENGSDSSLLMTLAEIYRQLGETDKLKLAWSELSMDETLPAELRESFKLRLQEYLSLQHQNLGNYAEALLHLKKLNKSDFQLRAADILEAAGKFYQAYRHLKKIQDPENFERRASLLLKSGRLEELIALYEGFGQAGEYGQIRPLLSALWLTGKIFVAARFLSSQPEFTDEDYCREAGGIFLKAGHFARARSCYLLLEKSRDLEKKREALNSQVFLYRSYGRKFSELCSGLRLLYLQPLDWNSIRTVLYSFSSIFMRKKLRHDS; via the coding sequence ATGAAATTACAGGTACTTCCCAACCTGCAGATCGGCATCACTGACCGCTGCAACCTGACCTGCTACATGTGCAGGCCTTCAGTGCTGCAGGACAGGGAAGCCTGCGGCGTGCCTCTGGCAGGGGACATGCCCAGGCAGGTCTTTGAAGACATCCTGCAGAATTGCCAAGACCAGGATTTCGACAACCTGATGCTCTGCTGGGTCGGAGAGCCGCTCCTGCATCCTGATTTCCTGCATTTCATAGAAACCATCAGGAATTTTGACAGGAAGCGTAATTTTTTCAGGGTGCTCACTTTCAACACCAATGGAGTGCTGTTCGATCAGCAGAAAATAGACAGATTCATGGAAATAATCAGGGACTGGAAGAAGAAAGTTTCTGTAGTCTTCTCTCTGGACGCCATGAGCCAGGAAACATATCTGAGCATCAAAAAGGCCGATCATTTCAAGGCTGCCTTTGACAATGCGAAATATTTCCTGAAGCGCAAAGCTGAACTGGCCATAGGGCCCAGGCTGCATGCTGCTTTCCAGTTCCTGGTGCTCCCGGAAAACGAGCAGCAAGTCCCTGATTTCTATTTCCATTTCAGAAGCTATCTGGAAAAGCTGAAGCAGAACTGGTCGCTTGGATTCGAAATCAATCACTCCAGCGACAATTCCATCATAGTCAGGGAAGCCAGGCTTTCGCCTCAGGAGCAGTCCAGCCGCCGCTTCAATTCAGCCAGGGATCTGCTGTCCAGATTTCCGGCTGACAGGCAGTTTTACCCCGAATCATACGAGATTCTTCCTGATCATGAAATCGTTGATCTCCCCTTTTACAAAAAAGTCAGGACTGATCTTTATTTATACAGGAACCGGCCCCCCTGCATTTCGCCATTTCTTTATCCCACAGTGCATGTGGACGGCAGCCTGACTGTCTGCTGCAGGGACAATGGGCTGACATTGCAGCTGGGGAACCTCAGCAGGGATTCGTTTGCCTCCCTCTGGCACGGGGAAGCTGCGGAACGGCTCAGAATGGCGCATCTGGAGTCTGATCCATCAGGATATCCGCTCTGCTTTTTCTGCGACAATTTCTCCACTTCATTTTTCAGGGACGAATCAGTGGAATCCGCCTTTGAGAAAAAATTTTCCTATCAGTCTGATCCTGAAAAACTGACTGACAGTGAATATCACCTGCGCCTGGAGAGGGTGTTTGAACTTGCCCCGACTCTTGCACTTGCCCTTAGATTGCAGGAGTATTATCTGAGCCTGCATCAGGAAGACAGGGTGGAAGCCCTGTATTCCCACCTTCTTTCCCGAAGTTCGGACCAGAAAGCAATTTCCATCCTGGCAGGTCTCAGATTTAAATCCGGAAAATATGAGGAGACAGTGACTCTGCTGCAGCAGGCAGGGGAACTGAGTGCAGAAGACGTGAAAATCCTGACTGAAAGCCTTACCAGGCTGGGAAGGCTTAAGGAAGCCTGCGGAATCGGAGAATGGTTTCTGGAAAACGGATCTGACTCCAGCCTGCTCATGACACTTGCCGAAATATACAGGCAGCTTGGAGAAACAGACAAGCTGAAACTGGCCTGGTCTGAACTCAGCATGGACGAGACTCTACCGGCTGAACTCAGGGAGAGTTTCAAACTGCGCCTGCAGGAATACCTCTCCCTTCAACATCAGAATCTTGGAAATTACGCAGAAGCCCTGCTTCATCTGAAAAAATTGAATAAAAGTGATTTTCAGCTCAGGGCTGCTGATATCCTGGAAGCTGCAGGCAAATTTTACCAGGCATACAGGCATCTGAAAAAAATCCAGGACCCGGAAAATTTTGAGAGGCGGGCTTCCCTGCTTCTGAAATCAGGCCGCCTGGAAGAGCTGATCGCGCTTTACGAGGGTTTCGGCCAGGCCGGTGAGTATGGCCAGATCAGGCCGCTGCTTTCGGCTTTATGGCTGACAGGAAAAATTTTCGTTGCAGCCAGGTTCCTCTCCTCACAGCCGGAATTTACGGACGAAGACTACTGCAGAGAGGCAGGCGGGATATTCCTGAAAGCAGGGCACTTCGCCAGAGCGAGATCCTGTTACCTGCTCCTGGAAAAAAGCAGGGACCTGGAAAAGAAAAGAGAAGCGCTCAATTCCCAGGTTTTCCTCTACCGAAGCTATGGCAGGAAATTTTCCGAACTGTGCTCAGGGTTAAGGCTGCTTTACCTGCAGCCTCTGGATTGGAACTCTATCCGTACAGTTCTGTATTCCTTCAGCTCGATTTTCATGAGAAAAAAACTACGCCATGATTCCTAA
- a CDS encoding formylglycine-generating enzyme family protein, protein MRTSFALQRNLGHNVDVMNGKCVFLFLGLILAETVSFAASTGEIISITIGGSVKMEFVYVPPGEFTMGSPDFQGIPDEHPQVRVRIGKGFYLGKHEVNQEQWQAVMGDNPSKIKSPKLPVDTVSWDECQVFLGKLNDKGPIRFRLPTEAEWEYACRAGSDLRFFWGRFMDGEYMWYAGNSGQRSHEVGLKKPNSWGLYDMIGNVYEWCQDWYDESYYQRIVNTNRPVLNPINVTPGKKKVLRGGSSFTQEEELLGSACRFSNLPGFCYFLNGLRVEYAPKGFN, encoded by the coding sequence TTGCGCACTTCATTTGCTCTGCAGCGGAATCTCGGTCATAATGTTGATGTGATGAATGGAAAATGCGTGTTTTTATTTCTGGGACTGATTTTAGCTGAAACAGTATCTTTTGCCGCTTCCACAGGAGAAATTATTTCGATCACTATCGGAGGAAGCGTGAAAATGGAGTTCGTCTATGTGCCGCCTGGAGAATTCACGATGGGTTCACCTGATTTTCAGGGCATTCCTGATGAGCACCCTCAGGTCAGAGTGAGAATCGGCAAGGGATTTTATCTCGGAAAACACGAAGTTAACCAGGAACAATGGCAAGCCGTGATGGGAGACAACCCTTCCAAGATCAAGTCTCCAAAATTGCCCGTGGATACCGTATCCTGGGATGAATGCCAGGTGTTCCTGGGAAAATTGAATGACAAGGGGCCGATCAGATTCAGGCTGCCTACAGAGGCTGAATGGGAATACGCCTGCCGAGCAGGCAGTGATCTCCGTTTTTTCTGGGGCAGGTTCATGGATGGGGAATACATGTGGTACGCCGGAAACAGCGGGCAACGCAGTCATGAGGTGGGGTTGAAGAAACCCAATTCCTGGGGACTGTATGACATGATCGGGAATGTTTATGAATGGTGCCAGGACTGGTATGATGAGAGTTATTATCAGAGAATCGTGAATACGAACAGGCCGGTCCTTAATCCGATAAATGTGACTCCAGGGAAGAAAAAAGTGCTCAGAGGCGGTTCCAGCTTCACACAGGAAGAAGAACTTTTAGGCAGCGCCTGCCGTTTCAGCAATCTTCCAGGTTTCTGCTATTTTCTCAATGGATTACGGGTGGAATACGCTCCAAAAGGATTCAATTGA
- a CDS encoding clostripain-related cysteine peptidase produces MAEKIFFLFIFIVLLNFSSQTAQASETNRPEKPDSPKAWTFMFYFAATSDLVEFTNYTINEMEKTGSGDNIAIAVQYDGPEQGDSVRYIVQKDNDTSNITSPKEELGEINTGDLASLTSFVDWTLDNAPAEHYCFVFNGHGSGSIDMMKSIKNCRLDSKNMCYDPESNYSSSIDAAEMNQFAKYLSKNSGRGKVSLIVLNACLMGNVEAINQFSRNVEYIVASEAVVRGGLSFLLAQQFPDINKNPQITGAEIGKRIVDGYFELVTSQSMTNDSLNGVTSYAPGFIVSLIDCSRFYLGGESSLVGSLNVLSHALRVDLKTDLAAISKAMKEAQNYTSYAQPMYADIDDLCGLFYNNAASSNIRTAAWNVRTALERTVVYFKTSQDAGKEANVGHGLSIFTKCDKSSLLKDYLNTDFAAETEWDEFLKDFLTASNCQQQ; encoded by the coding sequence AACAGACCTGAGAAACCGGACAGCCCCAAAGCCTGGACCTTCATGTTCTACTTCGCTGCCACTTCAGACCTGGTGGAATTCACCAACTATACGATCAATGAAATGGAAAAAACCGGAAGCGGCGATAACATAGCCATTGCAGTGCAGTATGACGGCCCAGAACAGGGCGACAGTGTAAGATATATAGTCCAAAAAGACAATGACACCTCAAACATCACTTCACCAAAAGAAGAGCTTGGGGAAATTAACACCGGAGATCTTGCCAGTCTCACATCCTTTGTGGACTGGACCCTGGATAATGCACCGGCCGAGCATTACTGCTTTGTCTTCAACGGGCATGGATCTGGAAGTATTGATATGATGAAAAGCATCAAAAACTGCAGGCTGGACAGTAAAAACATGTGCTATGATCCGGAAAGCAACTATTCCTCTTCGATAGATGCTGCCGAAATGAATCAGTTTGCCAAGTATCTTTCCAAGAACTCAGGCAGAGGAAAAGTCAGTTTAATAGTTCTAAACGCCTGCCTGATGGGTAATGTGGAAGCCATCAACCAGTTTTCTCGCAATGTAGAGTATATCGTAGCCTCCGAAGCTGTCGTACGCGGAGGGCTTTCATTTTTACTGGCCCAGCAATTCCCTGACATCAACAAAAATCCTCAGATCACAGGCGCAGAGATCGGGAAGCGGATCGTCGACGGTTACTTTGAATTAGTAACCAGCCAGTCTATGACTAACGATTCCTTGAATGGTGTGACTAGCTATGCTCCCGGCTTTATCGTCAGCCTGATCGATTGTTCCCGCTTCTATCTCGGCGGGGAATCTTCACTCGTAGGGTCACTTAATGTTCTCTCACATGCACTCCGTGTAGACCTGAAAACCGATCTGGCAGCAATCAGCAAAGCCATGAAGGAGGCTCAGAACTATACCAGTTATGCTCAGCCGATGTATGCTGATATTGATGACTTGTGCGGGCTTTTTTACAATAACGCTGCTTCCAGCAACATCAGAACTGCGGCCTGGAATGTTCGGACTGCTCTGGAAAGAACCGTTGTGTATTTTAAGACTTCTCAGGACGCTGGAAAAGAGGCTAATGTCGGTCACGGACTCAGCATTTTCACTAAATGTGATAAATCCTCACTTCTCAAGGATTATCTGAATACAGATTTCGCTGCCGAGACAGAGTGGGACGAATTTCTGAAGGATTTCCTCACTGCATCAAACTGTCAGCAGCAATAA